GTAAAGTCTAAACTCGAAAATTTAGGTTACACCACTGAGCTTGTTCCCGTAAAATCTACAGGTGATCTTGTTTTAGACAAACCACTTTACGAAATGGGAATCACCGGTATTTTTACAAAAACCTTGGATGTTGCCATGATAAAGGGCAAAGTAGATATTGCCGTACACAGTATGAAAGACGTGCCAACGCAATTGCCATACGGTATCGTGCAAACAGCTGTTTTAGAGCGCGCTTCTTCAGACGATATTTTAGTAACTACAACCAAAATAGATTTTGAAAAACCGTGCACTATCGCAACGGGAAGCCTCCGCCGACAGGCACAATGGCTTAATCGGTACCCACACCACAAAGTTGTAGATATTCGCGGCAATGTTAATACTCGACTTCAAAAATTAAAGGATAGCGATTGGCAAGGTGCGATCTTCGCAAAAGCAGGATTGGAAAGATTGGGTTTTGCCAATGGCGATGCCATTAAAAGTCCGTCCTTTACTGGGGCTGGCGAAGCCTTACACTGGATGCTTCCTGCACCGGCACAGGGTGCAATGGTTGTGGTGGCTTTGGAAAATGATAAATTTTGTACGGAAGCCACGTCAAAATTAAATGATATTCGAGCACAGATTTGTACGCATATTGAACGCGAATTTTTAAGAACTTTAGAAGGCGGCTGCACGGCTCCGATAGGAGCATTTGCCGAAATTATTGGCGATGAAGTGCTTTTTAAAGGTTGCTTATTTTCTTTAAATGGTAAAAATAAACTCGAAATTGAAAAAACCGTTAAAATAACTAATTACCAAGAATTTGGAAAAAAATGTGCTTTGCATATCCTAAATAACGGCGGTACCGAATTAATGGCGCAGATTAAAAAGCAGATCAATAAGTAATTTTTTATATTCAATTTAATGAAAAGCGTTCTTTCAACTAAAAAATTGAGTCTTTCTCAAAGAGAGTTGTTGCTGAATGCATCTGTTTCGTTGGTTGAATATAACGCGATAAAAATTCAATTTGAAGTTTTTGAAATTCCCCCGAAAATTAAAAACGCAATATTTACAAGTCAGAACGGGGTTCATTCCTTTTTTGAGAACAATCGGTCGAGCGAAATTAAAAATTGTTTTTGCGTTGGTGAAAAAACAAAATTACTTCTCGAAAAAAACGGTTTAAAGGTGATTAAAATGACTGAATATGCTGCAGATTTGGCTTCATATTTAGTTGAAAATCATAAAGACGATACCTTTCATTTTTTCTGCGGAAATATTCGAAGTGAAGAAATTCCCTCGAAATTAAAAGAAAATAACGTTTCATTTCAAGAAATAGTGGCTTATAAAACCACGCTAAATCCTATAAAAATTAACAGACAATTTAACGCCGTGCTTTTTTTTAGTCCCAGTGGCGTCCGAAGCTTTTTTTTAGAAAATAAACTCACTAACGGAACGGCGGTTTGTATAGGAACAACAACTGCTTCCGAAGCAAGAGAATATACCGAAAATGTGGTAATTTCAAATACCACGACTGTTGAAAGTGTTATTGCTAAGGCAGCAAAATTATTAATAACGTAATATCCGTTCGATCGCAATCGAGTACTCCTTATAACTCTCAACTGCGCCCGAGACGACAAAAGTATAATTATGATTAAAAACGATTTATTTTTAAAAGCCCTCCGCGGCGAAACCGTGGAAAGACCACCCGTTTGGATGATGCGCCAAGCTGGAAGATACCTGCCCGAATTTCAGGAAATAAAAGCGAAATACGATTTTTTCACTCGCTGCCAAACTCCCGAGCTTGCCAGTGAAATTACCGTACAACCCATCCGCAGATACGGCATGGACGCCGCCATTTTGTTTAGCGATATTTTGGTAATTCCACAAGCCATGAACATTCATGTAGAAATGAAACCCGGAATTGGACCGTGGGTGCCAGAGCCTATCCGTTCGCAAAAGGATTTGGAACGCGTTATTGTTCCAGATATTAACGAAACGCTTGGCTACGTGATGGATGCCATAAAAATGACGAAGGAAAAACTAAACGATGAGGTTCCGTTAATTGGATTTGCTGGGAGTCCGTGGACAATTTTGTGTTATTGCGTGCAAGGGCAAGGCAGTAAAAATTTTGACAAAGCGAAGGAATTTTGTTTTACGCAGCCAGTTGCGGCACACGAATTACTTCAGAAAATTACCGATACAACAATTTTATACCTAAAAGAAAAAGTAAAGGCTGGGGTAAACGCGGTGCAGGTTTTTGACAGTTGGGGAGGCATGCTTTCGCCAACCGATTATCAGGAATTTAGCTGGCAATATATGCAGCAAATAATAGATGCTTTAAAGGATGAAACTCCAGTTATCGCCTTCGGAAAAGGTTGCTGGTTTGCTTTGGATACCATGGCGAAAAGCGGCGCTTCGGCTTTAGGAGTAGATTGGACGTGTTCGCCAAGAAACGCTCGATATTTAACCGGTGGAAATATTACATTACAAGGAAATTTTGATCCAACACGCCTTTTTAGTCCGCCATCGGAAATAAAAAAGATGGTAAAACAAATGATTGATGAATTTGGAAAAGACCGTTACATCGTAAATCTAGGCCACGGAATTCTGCCAAATATTCCACTGGAAAACGCGGGTGCTTTTATTGAAGCTGTAAAGGAATACAAACAAGAATAAATGCTTTGGCAGATTTTTAAAAAGTTAGATTTTAGGCAACTTTTCGGGTTGTTTTATATGTTTTTAAAAAATCCGCTTTACGCATTTCCTACTATTTTTGCTACAAAGCGTTGTATGAATATTGCCTATAAAGAATACGGAAGCAGGCATCATTTAAGCAACAAAGCTAATGCATTTCGGCATGCACTATGGGTAACTTTAATTATTAAAAAATGTTTAAAGTGGCGCAATAATGAAGAGATGGCAAAAGCATGGGCAAAGGAATTTACAGATTGGCATGAAAAATTTTCGCCTAACAAGGCTTTGGCAAAAGCAATGGATTTGCATAATAATCGCGTTGGAATTCTTTATTTTGAATCAATAAAAAATAAAAACGAAGCGGAAATCGTTTCATTCTTGAAACAAAAGGCTTCGGAAGCAATAAAGATTTCAACTGTTAAAAATTTAGAACAACTTGAGAATAATTTAGTTTATATAGAATGAATTGTCTATTCGAGCGCAGTCGCGAACTTCAATTTAGGTCTGGACTGCGCTCGACCAGACATTTGAACGGGAATGATCAAAAACATTTTAAATGCAATAAAAGCATACGCAGGCACTTTCAAGCTTATTGGGCAACTTGGGCTTTGGAAGTATTTCGGCGTACCTATGGCCATTAGCTTTTTAACCGCGGTTGCAATTGGTTTTTTAGCTTGGGGTTTGAGTGACAATTTGGGAGCTTTTATTTCGAAAATTTGGTTTTGGGAATGGGGCGCTGAAACTTTTAGAACCATCAGTGATTTTATTGGAGCTTTAATAATAATTGCTTTAGGTTTAATTCTTTACCGGCATATTGTAATGGCCTTGAGCGCACCCTTTATGAGTCCCGTTTCAGAAAAGATTGAAAAACATCTTTTTGGCGAAAACCATTCGCACCGTAATACCTCAAATCTGGGTCAGCTTTGGCGGGGCATACGTATAAACGTTCGCAATTTATTAATGGAATTATTGTTCACTATTCCAATTATTTTGATAGGTTTTATACCTGTAATCGGGATAATTTCTTCAGTACTTTTGTTTTTAGTACAGAGCTATTACGCAGGTTTTGGAAATATGGATTACACTTTGGAACGGCACTATAAATATTCCGAAAGCATCCAGTTTGTGAGTAGGAACAAAGGTTTGGCAATTGGCAATGGCATGGTTTTTATGCTGATGCTTTTAATTCCAGTTGTGGGAATAATTTTAGTTTTACCACTTTCGGTAACTGCCGCGAGTACGGAGACTCTAAAAGTTTTGGAATCAACGAAGCAAATTGGCTTTAACGGAGATTTGGATAGGAATTAAGGTTTCCAAAACCTCCTGCAAGGTTTCCAAAACCTTGTAGGTCTAAAAATTAAGATATTATGAATTTACAAAATATAGAACAATCTCATTATTATCACATTTATAATCGTGGCATTAATGGAACTGCTATATTTAAAAATGACGAAAATAAACGCTACTTTCTCCAGCTGTTTGGAAAGTATGTTGCACAACACGTGGAAATTTTTGGATATTGTTTAATGGACAATCATTTTCATTTTCTAATTAAAGTGAATTCTGTCTCGGAAGAATTCACCAAGGCAATGTCAAATTTCTTTAATGCTTATGCAAAAGCATTCAATAGATTTGCTGGGCGCACGGGAAGTTTGTTTGAAAAACATTTTAAAAGAAAAAAAATTGAAGATGAAAATTATATTAAGAACCTCTTGATTTATATTCACAAAAATCCAACAGAAATTCAGAATCATAAAACTTATAGGTTCTCTTCTTATCATAATTATTTAAATAATAGTGAACCTGATTATTTTAAACTTTCAAAAACTTATGTAATTAATAATCTTTTTGATTCCGCAAAAAACCTAGAGTATTCACATTCAAAAGAGATACAAATAATTGGCGCCATATTAGGGGAGAAAGACCTACAAGGAGCCCCCGCTGAAAAGACGGGGGAACACCTTGCAGGAAATAACCAACGGCAACCTTACTCAATACCCACTAATTCAATGAAAGAAAAATTTGTAGCATATATAAAAAATTTGCAAAACGAAATCACTTCCGCTTTGGAAGCAATTGACGGAAAAGCAAAATTTAAAGAAGATATTTGGAAACGCACTGAAGGTGGAGGCGGACAAACGCGCGTGATTGAAAACGGAAATGTTTTCGAAAAAGGCGGTGTGAACATTAGTGAAGTGCACGGAAAATTGCCCGAAAGTATGCAGGCTTATTTTGGTGTAAAAGATGCCGATTTCTTTGCCTGTGGATTGAGTTTGGTACTTCACCCAAAAAGCCCGATGGTGCCTACGGTTCACGCCAATTGGCGTTATTTTGAAATGTATGATGCCACAGGAAACATTGTAGATAGTTGGTTTGGCGGTGGGCAGGATTTAACGCCCTACTATTTGTTTGAAGAAGATGCCATCCATTTTCATCAAGTTTGCAAAACTGCTTGCAACAAACACAATCCAGCTTTTTACGAAACCTATAAAAAACGTTGCGATGATTATTTTTGGAATGCACATCGTGATGAAGCGAGAGGAATTGGCGGACTTTTCTTCGATTATTTAAAGAAAACAGATGAAATGGAGATGCAAGATTGGTATAATTTTGTAACCGAAATTGGTGATAGTTTTTTGGAATGCTATATTCCAATTGTTGAGAAAAGAAAAAGTCTATCTTTTTCCGAAGAAAATAGAAACTGGCAAGAAATACGCCGTGGTCGTTATGTTGAATTCAATTTGGTTCACGATAAAGGAACGCTTTTCGGACTAAAAACTAACGGACGGATCGAAAGCATTTTGATGAGTTTACCACCACATGTGCAGTGGAAATATGATTATCATCCAGAAGCTGGAAGTGAAGAATACAAACTTGTGGAGGTTTTAAAAAATCCGAAAGATTGGGTATAATACACTATTCCCTCGAACGCAGTGGAGGGGTTTTTACAAAAAATAGAATGCTAAATAGGTCGCGACTGCGTTCGACCGGACAAATTTAAAAATTATGTATCCATTACGAAGAAACCGAAGATTGCGAACCAATGAAAGCATGAGAAACTTGGTTCGGGAAACAATTATAAGCCCTAACGATTTTATAGCTCCACTTTTTGTGGTGGAAGGAAAAGGCGTGAAAGAGGAAATTGCCTCCATGCCAAATTATTACAGATTGAGCTTGGATTTGCTTCAAAAGGAAGTGAAAGAACTGCGGAAACTCGGCATTAAATCTGTTTTGCTTTTTGTAAAAGTTGACGACAAATTGAAAGACAATAGTGGGAAAGAAGCTTTAAATCCCGACGGATTAATGCAACGCGCTATAAAAACGGTTAAAGATGCTGTGCCTGAAATGATAGTAATGACCGATGTGGCGATGGATCCTTTTTCAAGTTTTGGCCATGACGGGATAATTTCCGAAGGAAAAATAATTAACGACGATACCAATGCGGTTTTAGCCGAAATGGCTTTAAGCCACGCCAAAGCTGGTGCAGATGTTGTTGCGCCGAGCGATATGATGGACGGTCGTATTTTCGAAATTAGAACACTGCTGGAAGATGAAGGCTTTTGCGATACCGCAATTATGGCATACAGCGCTAAATATGCTTCTGCCTTTTACGGGCCGTTCCGCGATGCTTTGGATTCTGCTCCCGTTGATGTCAAGGATATTCCGAAAGATAAAAAAACCTATCAAATGGATTTTGGCAATCGCGAAGAAGCCATTAGAGAAACTTTGATGGATATTGACGAGGGCGCCGATATTGTAATGGTGAAACCTGGCCTTTGCTATTTAGATATAGTTCGCGAAATAAAAAATGCGGTACATGTTCCCGTTGCCGTATATCAAGTTAGTGGTGAGTATGCAATGCTAAAAGCTGCAGCTGAAAAAGGCTGGCTTAACCACGATGCAGTTATGCTGGAGCAAGTTACGGCCATAAAAAGAGCCGGCGCTTCTATGATTGCCAGCTATTTTGCGAAAGATGTAGTGAAGCTTATTAATTAGCAAAATTTTTTACTTCCGCATCAATTTTTCGCATACATTTGCGTGGTGAAAAGCACTGAAAAACACATAGTTAATTTTATATTTTCCACAGCCATATTTTTGGTATTTGGGAATGTGCTTTTAGCTCATGGAGCAATTGCAGATAACGGTAAAGCTACTGTAATATCTGCGCTTCAGGATGAAGACCAAGGCAAGCCTTTTGTTTTTGACGCTATCGCTGTTGGCGAAGTTTCGCAAACAGTTTCGCAACACGAATATTTGGGCTTAGATTTGGCGGGAAGCATTTTTGCTCACCAAAATGTTGTTTACGCACGTTTTTCTTCAAATTACAAATGTTATTATTCTTCAAAAGATAAACGCGAACTTATCTTTAAGCACTTATTTCCATTTCATTTTTTTTGGTGATTTTTTGATGCTTGTTTGGCCTGCTCGATTTGTTTTTCGAGCATAAATTCACTCAAATTTATTCACTTAAAATTTTTTTTAAAATGGAATTAAACACAACCTTTATCGGGGTAGTTATATTATTATTGATATTCGTGCCTGTAACCTATTTAATCGTAAACGCTTCAGGCAAGGAAAAGAAACTTCGAAATGTTATTTCGCAACTTTCGCACAACAATGGTATTCAATTAAAAAACATCGATTTTATTGGTAATTGTATCATTGCAGTAGATGAAAACGCCAAAAAATTGGTTTATACTTCAAAGTCAAATCCTACAGGCGATTTCAAAATAATTGACATGGAGGAAATTAAAGATTGTCGCGCAAAAAGCGTAAAGCTTTCTGGCAAATCCCTGGATTGGGTAGGACTGGAATTTGTTGCTAAATCTGGTCGACTTGAAATTCCTTTCTATATTGAAACGAATGACGAAGAATACACAAGAGATCCCCACGTGTGCCTACAAGACGCCAAACGCTGGGAGACCACTTTAAAACCGTTGCTAAAAGCTTCGTAGTATAATTTAAAAAAACCGTCCTTTGTGGCGGTTTTTTTTATGCAATTAACAAAGCATTGCATAAAAAGAATTAATAAATCTTTATTTTAGTTGAAATTTATTAAAACCACCTATGGCCTTATTATTAATCTACGCTATACTATCTATTTTCTTTTCGTTTTTGTGTTCTATATTGGAGGCAGCGCTGCTTAGTTTTACCCCTACTTATCTGCGAATGAAAACCAATGAAGGAAAATCGTACGCCATAACCTTAACAAATTTTAAAAAAGATATAGACAAACCATTAATTGCTA
This region of Aequorivita marisscotiae genomic DNA includes:
- the hemB gene encoding porphobilinogen synthase; this translates as MYPLRRNRRLRTNESMRNLVRETIISPNDFIAPLFVVEGKGVKEEIASMPNYYRLSLDLLQKEVKELRKLGIKSVLLFVKVDDKLKDNSGKEALNPDGLMQRAIKTVKDAVPEMIVMTDVAMDPFSSFGHDGIISEGKIINDDTNAVLAEMALSHAKAGADVVAPSDMMDGRIFEIRTLLEDEGFCDTAIMAYSAKYASAFYGPFRDALDSAPVDVKDIPKDKKTYQMDFGNREEAIRETLMDIDEGADIVMVKPGLCYLDIVREIKNAVHVPVAVYQVSGEYAMLKAAAEKGWLNHDAVMLEQVTAIKRAGASMIASYFAKDVVKLIN
- the hemC gene encoding hydroxymethylbilane synthase gives rise to the protein MKKTIRIGTRDSELALWQANTVKSKLENLGYTTELVPVKSTGDLVLDKPLYEMGITGIFTKTLDVAMIKGKVDIAVHSMKDVPTQLPYGIVQTAVLERASSDDILVTTTKIDFEKPCTIATGSLRRQAQWLNRYPHHKVVDIRGNVNTRLQKLKDSDWQGAIFAKAGLERLGFANGDAIKSPSFTGAGEALHWMLPAPAQGAMVVVALENDKFCTEATSKLNDIRAQICTHIEREFLRTLEGGCTAPIGAFAEIIGDEVLFKGCLFSLNGKNKLEIEKTVKITNYQEFGKKCALHILNNGGTELMAQIKKQINK
- a CDS encoding EI24 domain-containing protein, giving the protein MIKNILNAIKAYAGTFKLIGQLGLWKYFGVPMAISFLTAVAIGFLAWGLSDNLGAFISKIWFWEWGAETFRTISDFIGALIIIALGLILYRHIVMALSAPFMSPVSEKIEKHLFGENHSHRNTSNLGQLWRGIRINVRNLLMELLFTIPIILIGFIPVIGIISSVLLFLVQSYYAGFGNMDYTLERHYKYSESIQFVSRNKGLAIGNGMVFMLMLLIPVVGIILVLPLSVTAASTETLKVLESTKQIGFNGDLDRN
- the hemF gene encoding oxygen-dependent coproporphyrinogen oxidase, with the translated sequence MKEKFVAYIKNLQNEITSALEAIDGKAKFKEDIWKRTEGGGGQTRVIENGNVFEKGGVNISEVHGKLPESMQAYFGVKDADFFACGLSLVLHPKSPMVPTVHANWRYFEMYDATGNIVDSWFGGGQDLTPYYLFEEDAIHFHQVCKTACNKHNPAFYETYKKRCDDYFWNAHRDEARGIGGLFFDYLKKTDEMEMQDWYNFVTEIGDSFLECYIPIVEKRKSLSFSEENRNWQEIRRGRYVEFNLVHDKGTLFGLKTNGRIESILMSLPPHVQWKYDYHPEAGSEEYKLVEVLKNPKDWV
- a CDS encoding DUF6973 domain-containing protein: MFLKNPLYAFPTIFATKRCMNIAYKEYGSRHHLSNKANAFRHALWVTLIIKKCLKWRNNEEMAKAWAKEFTDWHEKFSPNKALAKAMDLHNNRVGILYFESIKNKNEAEIVSFLKQKASEAIKISTVKNLEQLENNLVYIE
- the hemE gene encoding uroporphyrinogen decarboxylase, whose product is MIKNDLFLKALRGETVERPPVWMMRQAGRYLPEFQEIKAKYDFFTRCQTPELASEITVQPIRRYGMDAAILFSDILVIPQAMNIHVEMKPGIGPWVPEPIRSQKDLERVIVPDINETLGYVMDAIKMTKEKLNDEVPLIGFAGSPWTILCYCVQGQGSKNFDKAKEFCFTQPVAAHELLQKITDTTILYLKEKVKAGVNAVQVFDSWGGMLSPTDYQEFSWQYMQQIIDALKDETPVIAFGKGCWFALDTMAKSGASALGVDWTCSPRNARYLTGGNITLQGNFDPTRLFSPPSEIKKMVKQMIDEFGKDRYIVNLGHGILPNIPLENAGAFIEAVKEYKQE
- a CDS encoding uroporphyrinogen-III synthase is translated as MKSVLSTKKLSLSQRELLLNASVSLVEYNAIKIQFEVFEIPPKIKNAIFTSQNGVHSFFENNRSSEIKNCFCVGEKTKLLLEKNGLKVIKMTEYAADLASYLVENHKDDTFHFFCGNIRSEEIPSKLKENNVSFQEIVAYKTTLNPIKINRQFNAVLFFSPSGVRSFFLENKLTNGTAVCIGTTTASEAREYTENVVISNTTTVESVIAKAAKLLIT